The stretch of DNA TTCCACTCCAGATGCGCGGGCCAAGTGGCGGAAGCGGAagcgcgccgccgccagcccttCCCCGTCCAAGCAGCAGGCCGACCACTCCGACGATTCCGactccgccgcggcggcgaaCGGCGACGAGGACGCGCCCCGCGGCGCCTTTGCCAACGGGGGCGGCGGAACCCTagctgccggcggcggcggcgatgacgACCCCGTGCTCGACCTCCGCGGGGCGGATGTGCTTTCCTCTCCTGCCGAGCCGGTCTCCTCCTTCCCCGCGGCCGTCCGCCGCGCCGTCGGCCGGCCTCACCCCTCGGTGCTTGCTATCGTCGACGCGGAGCGCGCGGCGTCCGGTGCCGACGGTGCTCCGGCCGCCCCAGCCTTGGTACCTGTTCTCGAGAACATTTCGCACGGTCAGCTCCAGGTGATCTCCGCGATGCTGCCCGACCACCCGTCCCTGTCATACGACCCTGACAAGCCGTCCACGTATGTTTGCACCCCGCCTCCACTCATGGAGGGATGTGGAGTGCACAAGCAGTTCTACGGCAAACTTCACATCGTGCCCAGGCACTCAGGTTTCTTCTTGGCACTAAAAATAATTGTTTGCCACTGACACTACCTGGTAGAACAAACTATTAATTTGAATTTTTGGGGGGCATTTGTTCATTCCTGATTGTAGATTGGTTTGTGCCAACAACGGTGCACAGATTGGAGAGGCAGGTTGTACCGCAGTACTTCTCTGGAAAATCCCAGGGGCAAACACCGGAGAAGTACATGATGTTGAGGAATAAGGTGATTGCAAAGTATTTGGAGCGTCCTGGGAAAAGACTcgtgtttgccgagtgccagggGCTTGTCACAAGCACACCTGAATTGTATGACCTGAGTAGGATAGTTAGGTTCTTGGAATCTTGGGGGATCATTAATTACCTTGCAACAGGGTCTGTGCACCGTGGCCTCAGGATGGCAGCATCACTAATCAAGGAAGAGACAACAGGGGAGCTGCAACTGGTATCTGCACCTATGAAATCGATTGATGGTTTGGTTTTGTTTGATCGGCCAAAATGCAGTATCCGGGCAGATGATATAGCTTCTGCGGTGTCAACTTCATCTGCTTCAGTTGTGGCAAATGGTGATACTGATTATGTGAATTTGGATGAGAAGATCTGGGAGCGCTTATCAGAGACTTCTTGTAGTTTCTGCTCACAACCTTTGCCCAGCTTACACTACGAGTCACAAAAGGAGGTGTGTGCACAATAAAAAGTTTCTACTTGGTCCTATTTCATTCTTCATACTTTGATGCTCCTTCATTACATCATCAGGACTGTTGATTATGCAATCCACTTCACATGTGTACCCTCGTATTGGTCTATTTTGTTCATCATTAACTATGTAGAATGATCCTGTTATTGGTCATCTTACGTTCAAAACTTAGCATTTGTTTACCACATGACTCACTATTCAAAATAGCTGACCATTTTAATTAATGGCATTTATTGTGACCGCCAAGAGTTCATTTGCTGGCTGTGAAGCCTTATTTACATTACTCGCCATGTATTACTTGATTTGCTTAATAATTTTTCTGAATTAATTTGAGTATTTGATTTTAGTGTATTATAAACTTCATGATGATTTTCCCTATATATGTGCTTTATTTTGAAGCGTCATATTTTAAGAGTGATATTCATTTTAATGTGGTTGTTCTGTTAAGGTGGACTGATATAATTATTTTGATTTATTGTAAATTTGCTATTTTCATCAAAGAAGCATATAAATGAGACTAACAAGTTGGTCTTATTTTTAACTGGTGGAGCAGGCAGACATTGCTCTTTGTGCAGATTGCTTCCACAGTGCAAGATTTGTTACTGGGCATTCAAGCTTAGATTTTCAGAGAGTGGATGGGATGAAGGACCGATCAGACACTGATGGGGACAGATGGACTGATCAGGAAACTTTACTGTTGTTGGAGGGCATagagaagttcaatgataaCTGGAATCATATTGCAGGGCATGTCGGAACAAAGTCAAAAGCACAATGTATTCACCATTTTATTCGTCTCCCAGTGGAAGATGGTTTGTTGGAGAACATGGAAGTGCCAGAAGCATCCCTACCATCCAGAATGCAAAGCAATGGTTTTTTGCATTCAGATTCCAATGGCAGTACTTCAGGTGTGTTTTCTATTTGTTAAACCAACTTTCTCATTTTTATTACACTCTGGTATTCATGATTGCAAAATTTATCAGCCTCCTTTATTTTTGGCTGATGATTTGTTCCTTAGGTTGTTTACGTCAAAGTAACCAACCTGGAAACCAGATTCCATTCATTAATTCTGCTAATCCGGTCATGTCACTGGTGAGTCA from Panicum hallii strain FIL2 chromosome 3, PHallii_v3.1, whole genome shotgun sequence encodes:
- the LOC112885665 gene encoding SWI/SNF complex subunit SWI3C-like; amino-acid sequence: MPRKASSTSDARAKWRKRKRAAASPSPSKQQADHSDDSDSAAAANGDEDAPRGAFANGGGGTLAAGGGGDDDPVLDLRGADVLSSPAEPVSSFPAAVRRAVGRPHPSVLAIVDAERAASGADGAPAAPALVPVLENISHGQLQVISAMLPDHPSLSYDPDKPSTYVCTPPPLMEGCGVHKQFYGKLHIVPRHSDWFVPTTVHRLERQVVPQYFSGKSQGQTPEKYMMLRNKVIAKYLERPGKRLVFAECQGLVTSTPELYDLSRIVRFLESWGIINYLATGSVHRGLRMAASLIKEETTGELQLVSAPMKSIDGLVLFDRPKCSIRADDIASAVSTSSASVVANGDTDYVNLDEKIWERLSETSCSFCSQPLPSLHYESQKEADIALCADCFHSARFVTGHSSLDFQRVDGMKDRSDTDGDRWTDQETLLLLEGIEKFNDNWNHIAGHVGTKSKAQCIHHFIRLPVEDGLLENMEVPEASLPSRMQSNGFLHSDSNGSTSGCLRQSNQPGNQIPFINSANPVMSLVAFLASEVGPRVAAACASAALSVLTRDDSRMCSEGINAMGHAAHQNYGPSSSISPETVKHAAICGLSAAATKSKLFADQEEREIQRLAATIINHQLKRLELKLKQFAEVETMLLKESERLELVRQQLAAQRVRILSTRLPSAGGTLPGGGSTMSSNPMNQAIGVRPQMMQVSMPQSSMPAMYANNMQGHPQMAALLQQRQQMLSFGPRLPLSAIHPGTSSSSAPSMMFNPGMPNSAAPNHHPLLRPPSGNNSNVG